In uncultured Acidilobus sp. JCHS, the sequence CCTGTTAGAACTATGACCCTGACATCGGCGTTCTCCTCAAGCTCGTCAAGCGTCTGGCTCAGCTCAGCTATCATCTCGGGCGTTATAGTGTTAAGCTTGTTTGGCCTGTTGAGTATAATCCACGCTATCGGCTTCTCATACCTTACTATGATGGTCTTCTTTACGACCTCCTCGTACTTAGCGTACTCGTAGAAGCCCTTGCCGGCCTTGATGCCTGTAGTCCCCTGCGACATCATCTGCCTCAGGAGCGGCTCAGGCTCATACTCAGGCCCTATGTCCTGCTTGAGCTGCTCCAGGGCCTTGACCACGGAGTCTATGCCGTACTGGTCGGCAAACTCAAGGACACCCTTGGGCCAGCCGAGGCCCAGCTTGACGGCCTTATCTATGTCGTCCCTGGTGGCCACGCCGTTCGACAGCAGCCAAGCGGCCTCGTTAACAGCTGGGGCCAACAGGAGCGCTGGGTCTACCTTGCCTGCGAGGTCCCTCGGTATCTCAGGCCTGGCGTAGGCCCCAGGCTTCGGGTACTGGTAGAAGCCGATGCCTGTCTTCATGCCTAGCCTGTTAGCCTTATACATCTGCTCTATGAGCGGGCACGGGGTCTGCTTGAAGCCCCTCTGGGACATAGCGACGGCTATTAGGTAAAACACGTCAATGCCGCTGTAGTCGGCCAGCTCAAAGGCCCCCATGGGAAGCCCTAAGGTATACCTGACAGTAGCGTCCACCTCCTGTATTGTTGCCTTACCTTTAGCCACGAGCCAGCACGCCGTGTTCATGAAGCGGGCCAGCACCCTGTTCACTATGAAGCCCGGCACGTCCTTGTTAACGAGGACCGGCTGCTTGCCCATCCTCTTGGCTGTCTCGACCACGGCCTGAACAACCTCGTCGGCGGTCCTCTCGCCCCTTATCACCTCGACAAGTGGCATAAGGGGCGGCGGGTTGAAGAAGTGCATGCCAACGACGAGCTCCGGGGCCGTCGTGGCGGCCGCTATCTCAGTTATGGGCAGGCTGCTGGTGTTCGTCGCCATTATTATCCTGCCCTTTCTGTGCTGGTCTATGAACCTGAAGAGGGCCTGCTTCATCTCTAGCTTCTCCGGTATAGCCTCTATGACCATATCGGCCTCCGAGGCGGCCCTCGCCAACTCGTCGCTGAAGCTGCCGTCAGGCTTCACGCTCACCAGCGTGCTTATGCGTGACATCACTGCGTCAACGCTCTCCCTGATCTGCCCCTTCTCGGCCAGCTTGGAGAGGCTCCACCTGATCTTCTCTAGCGCGCCCCTCAGTATCTCATCGTTTATGTCAGCTACGTACACCTTGTAGCCGGCTATGGCTGCGACCTCCGCTATCCCATGTCCCATAGTGCCAGCTCCTACGACTAAGACGGTCCTCACATCCTGGGCGGAGACCATCCCTGATCTCCCACAGTAGAGGGGAGTTCAAGTAATTAAGTCCTCAAGGAGCTGGACGTCTATAACAAAAAGAATTTAAAGGCCACTTTAATCTGGGGCGTCGGTGACGTATATGAGCGAGTATCTGAGCGAGGTTAAGGATCTGCTTCAGAAGGAGGCCACAAAGTACGACATAAAGGTTGAAGTTAAGGGAAAGAACGTCATCTCGATCTCGAAGGGCGGTGCCGAGCTTATGAGCATACGCGACGCTGACGACAACGTGGAGATCACCTATAAGGGGCAGAAGTACGTCTATGACAAGTGGTATACGAAGCCTCAGCACCTGGCCCAGGTAGTCTTTAACGTGCTAAATGCGTCATCACAGAAGTGACTCAAAAAACAAAAAAGCTTATTCTATTTTTAAATCACTTGACAGGGTAGTCGTCAGGTACCTTAGCCCTGAAGAACTTGCCAGTCTCAGGGCTCTTGAAGAGCCCTATCTTGACGCCCTTCCTGGTCTTAGGCGCGAGCGTCCAGACCTTTATGGGCGTCAGCTCGACCTCCTTGCCAGTGGTCGGGTCCTTAACCTTAACAGGCGGGAGCTTGGCGGACATACCACCACACCCCTATGGTCCGCCTTCAAAGTTATAGCTCTAAGCTATTAAGCGTTATTGGTGTAACTTAAAGTTACTATCCCAGATATACTGAGCATCTTTAAAAGTAATATTAATGGTTTCCTTTAAACTAGGTGGGATATGGATAGCAAGCCTCTATCCAGGCGAAGCGAGGAAGGAGCCCTGCGTTCGTGGCGGGCCCGCCGGGATTCGAACCCGGGACTTCCGCCCGCGCTGGCCAGGGCACGCGGCCTACGGGTTAAGAGCCCGCCGCTCTACCTGGCTGAGCTACGGGCCCACCGCCGAGGCCCTTTGCCTCCCCAGGCTTAAGAGCGTTCATGCCGTTAGGTAGTTCGACTATAGTCGAAAGAAAATCTGTCAAGTGCCTAACCTTTATAAACTAGTGGCCCATGATGTAGGCGGTGCCCTATAGCTTGGGAAGTGTGAGGGCAGGAGTACATGGATGGGGGGCCTACATTCCTATCTACAGGCTCCCCATGGCCGAGATCGCTAGGATATGGGGCTGGCACCCTGAGCAGTACAGGGGGCTCGCAGTTGACGAGAAGGCCATCGCAGGCCCTGACGAGGACTCCGTGACCATGGGTTATGAGGCTGCGAGGAACGCCATAGCGAGGGCGCAGGTCAGGCCGCGGGAAATAGAGGCCGTGTTCTTCGGAACCGAGTCGAAGCCCTATGCAGTCAAGCCCAGCGCTACTATCGTAGCGGAGGCCCTGGGCATAACCCCAATGACCATGGCTAGCGACCTTGAGTTCGCCTGCAGGGCCGCCAGCGAGGGCATGAGGGCCCTGACGGGCATGGTGTCCTCAGGCCTGATAAAGTACGGCCTTGTGATAGGCAGCGACACAGCTCAGGCTAATCCTGGGGACGTCCTGGAGTTCACGGCAGCCAGCGGCGCTGCAGCGTTCGTGATAGGACCTGAGAAGGGCGCGGCCGCAATAATAGAGGACTCCGCAACGTTCGTGACGGACACCCCTGACTTCTGGAGGAGGTCAGGCGAGCCGTACCCGCTCCACGGCGAGGGCTTCACAGGCGAGCCCGCCTACTTCTATCACATAGAGAGCGCTGTCAAGGCCCTCTTTGAGAGGACGGGACTTAGGCCGAGCGACTTCAAGTACGCCATATTCCATCAGCCCAACGGCAAGTTCCCAGTGAAGGTAGGGCAGGACCTCGGGTTCACATTGGATCAGCTGAAGGAGGGGCTCGTGACGCCCATGATAGGGAACACCTATAACGCCAGCGCGCTCATGGGCTTCGCTAAGGTGCTAGACAAGGCCAAGCCCGGCGACAGGATACTCCTAGCCCCCTTTGGTAGCGGTGCGGGAAGCGACGCCTACTCTGTCCTGGTCACCGACGCGGTAGAGGCTAAGAGGCTTCTCGCGCCCACGGTTGAGCAGTACCTGGCCAGAAAGGTTAAGGTTGACTACGGCTTCTACGCCAAGAGCAGGGAGATAATTTACGTGATCAAGTGAGGTGATGAGGTTTGCAGGTGTTCGTGGAAGGGGTTGGGATGACAAAGGTTGAAAGACATTATGAGAAGGGCCTCAGCCACCTGGCCGCAGAGGCCGCCTTTAAGGCCCTTGATGAGGCGGGAAGACCTGGAGGGGTGGACTACATTGTCGTCGCAAACGCCTTGGCAACGCTACAGGACGAACAGCTCGACCTAGGGGGCTACCTAGCGGCCTCCCTTGGTCTGAGGGGCGTCAGGGCGCTAACCATTGAGGCCGGCGAGGCCAGCGGCCTCGCGGCCGCCCAGGTCGCGGCCTCCCTCATAGAGTCAGGCATGGCTGACAAGGTCCTGCTAGTAGGCGTGGAGAAGGTAACGGAGTTCCCCAGCGGCAAGGCTTATAGACACCTTCAGATGGTCTATGACTCTGAGAGCCGGTCGTACTATAACGTTGGCTTCGCGGCTGACGCCGCTATGCTCACGAGGTTATACATGGAGACCTATGGCGTTGATCGCGAGCTGCTTTCCTACTGGCCTGCCCTCATGCATAATAACGCTAAGGAGAACCCTTACGCCATGCTGAACTTCGCTATTAAGCCCGACCGCGTCTCCAAGGCGCTCGCCATAGCGGAGCCGTTAACGCTGCTCGACACCTTCCCACTCGGAGATGGGGCGGCTGCAGTCGTCCTGTCGAGCGAGGACTCATCTTCAAAGCCTATGGCCAGGATAACCGCCATAGAGTCAGCGACAGGGCTTGGCTCTATTGAGCTAAGCGATGACCCGTTGATCATAGACAGCGTGGCCGAGGCCTACAAAAGGCTGTCCTCGTTGACCGGCGTTGATCGCTTCGACTTCATAGAGCTGCACGACTCATTCACCATAACGGCTATGCTCGTACTTGAGAGCATAGGCGTAGCCCCTAAGGGCAAGGCGGCTGAAATGGTGGCCCAGGGGTCCTTCTCCCCTACCGGCTCCGGCCCCGTGGCCAACCCGAGCGGGGGCCTCAAGGCCAGGGGACACCCGATAGGCGCAACGGGCGTCTACCAGTTGGCGGAGGCCTCACTACAGGTGGCTGGCAAGTTCCCAGGCGTACAAGTGAGAGGGGCTAAGAGGGGCCTGGTGATCTCGATGAACGGCCTTGGATCGAACTCGTTTGTCGCGCTTGTTGAGGGGGTGTGAGCCTTGTCGATGGAGCTCTCGATACCTAGGTTCTGGAGGTTTAAGCACTCAATTTACAGGCTCCAGGCGGCCCGGTGCCGCTCCTGCGGAAGGGTCCACTACCCGCCGAAGAACGCGTGCCCCTACTGCGGCAGCCGCGACCTCGAGCCTGTAGAGCTCCCCAAGAGGGGAAAGCTCGTCAGCTACACTACAGTATACGCGGTCCCTGACGGCTCGAGGCAGTACTCACCTATCTATGTCGGCCTTATCGACCTAGGCCTGACTAAGGTGGTCACTGAGCTGACGGATATAGCTGATCCTTCCCAGCTCAGGAAAGGCATAGAGATGGAGGCCGTCCTACGGAAGGCAAGGGTTGACAGGGACGCCGGCCTCATATATTACGTGCTGAAGTTCAGGCCAGCCATGGGGGTACCTGATGTCCAAGCCTGACGTGGAGGACAGAGTTAATGAGGCCTTAAAGAGGCTTGAGGCAGGGGAGCTCAGCATAAGTAAACTTGACGACTTTTTGGGGAACCCTAACCTGGCCGCCCTGGCCAGGAGGCTCTTCCTCGAGAGGAAGTATAACGTTAAGCTGACGTCCATAGCGTCCACGGTCATAGACTTCATAGGGGTCGTTGGAAGGAACATCGAGAACCCCATAGGGGCCGCCCAGGTGCCCATAGGAATCGTGGGTCCCCTGCTTGTACACGGCGACTACGCAAGGGGTGAGTTCTACGTGCCCATGGCGACGACCGAGGGGGCGCTGGTAGCGGGCGTTAACAGGGGCGTTAAGGCGGTCACGCTGAGCGGAGGGGCCAGGGCCAAGGTGCTCTACGACGGCATGGCCAGGGCCCCCCTAATCTGGACCCCAAGCGTTGATGAAGCCTATAAGCTAGCCTCCTGGATCAGGGAGAACCTGGAGGCCCTTAAGTCCGAGGTCAAGAAGGTCACCAGGCATGGGGAGCTCGTTAACGTGCAGACCTTCATAGTTGGTAACGTCCTGTGGCCGAGGTTCGTCTTTAAGACCGGTGACGCCATGGGCATGAACATGGCGACCATAGCGTCTGACAGGCTGTGCTCATTTATATTGGAAAGGTATGGGGGCTCCGTTAAGTGCGTAACCGTTAGCGGCAACCTCTGCACGGACAAGAAGCCCAGTGCCATTAACAGGGTCCTCGGAAGAGGCAAGTACGTGGTGGCCGAGGCCATAATAAAGGGGGACGTAGTAAGGAAGGTGTTGAAGACCACAGCAGAGGACGTGCACTACGCCAACGTCTCCAAGAACCTGCTGGGCAACGCTGTCGCTGGCAGCCCCAGCTTTAACGGACATGTGGCGAACATGATAGCGGCCATCTTCATAGCGACAGGTCAGGACGTGGCCCAAGTAGTTGAGAGCAGCATGGCCTACACCTGGACTGAGGTCAGGGGGGAGGACCTCTACATATCCGTCACCCTCCCAAGCCTTGAGGTCGGCACCGTCGGCGGGGGCACCTGGCTTCCCACGCAGAGGGAGGCGCTAGAGCTACTTGGCGTGGCCGGCGGTGGCGATCCCCCTGGGACTAACGCCCTGAAGCTCGCTGAGATAGTCTCGGCAACAGTTCTGGCCGGCGAGCTCAACCTGCTGGCGTCCCAGGTTACCGGGGAGCTGGCCAAGGCCCACGAGAGGCTTGGAAGGGGCCGCGGCTAGCCCTGCGAGACCTTTCTGTAGAGCTCTATCAAGGCCGAGACGTCAAGGTCCCCGAGGCCGAGGCCCTCCGCCATCCTATAGAGGCTTGAGACAAGCGACGTGAGGGGCAGAGGCACCTTAAGCCTCTGGGCCTCCCTCACCATTATCTCTGCGTCCTTTCTCATGTGTTTAAGCGCGAACTGGACGCTGTAGTCAGAGCTCAGCATCTTTGGGACCTTAAGCGAGCTACTGGGCGACCTAGTCCCACTGATGTTAAGGAACAGGTCTGTAATTTGCTCAGGCGAGAGCCCGGCCCTCTGGGCGAAGTTAATGGCCTCGGCGAGCCCGTTTATGAAGGCAGCGAGCATCATGTTGCCAGCCAGCTTCATGTAGAGGCCGAAGCCGTTAGGACCTACGTAGAGGACTCTTCCCGCCGTGGCGCTCAGTATGGGCTCTATTTCAGGGTACCGCTCTCGGGGCCCTCCTACAAGCACTGTTATCCTCTTCTGCTCGACGTCAACAGAGGTACCCATTATAGGCGCGTCGAACATGACCCCTCCGGCCTCTGAGACCTTGGCGGCCAGCGAGACGCTGGTCGTAGGCGATATTGTTGACATCTCGATAATGACCTTGCCCTTTATGTGTGGGAGAAGGGCCTCTATAACTGAGCTGACGGCAGCGTCGTCCGACAGCACTGTAATTATGTAATTCACGTCTGCAGCGAGCTCGGCTGGCGACGAGTGGACCTTTACGTCAGGGTGCTTCGCATGGAAGTCCTCGGCCTTGGCCCTGGACCTGTTATAAACACCTGTCAAAAGCCCCGCCCTGTAGAGGTTTTCGGCTATCCTTGAGCCCATGAGGCCCAGGCCTATAACCCCAACCCTGGTCATAGTGGCCATCCTGATCTAAACAGCGTAATTGCCATTATAAGAGCTAGCCTTTACGCGCAACGCTGATCTAACAAGCAGTGCGCCAATCACGAACAACGGTCTGTGTCAGGCCACCCCTGCACATATGTGGGCCTAACACCTTAGGCCCTGGGACCGCGCGCACTGGGAGAGAGAGTCGAGGACCGTCTTAACTTTAGGAACTAGCCTTCTGGCCGCCTGAAGCATTAAGTAGGCGTCCTTAGCGAGCTGCTCAGGGCTTAGAGGGCCGCTGAACGTAGCGCCCTCCAGCCTGACCCTGTAAGAGTCCTGGAATATTCCCAGGCCGAAGTCCTTGTCGCTGACCATGAACTGACCAGGACTCTCCACTATTGATATGGCGTTGGTCCCCACTTTCCACACCTTCAGCGAGCCCTCCTCCTTCATGTAGTAAGTCCCGCCGCAGCTCGTCGCGCACAGCGTTGAGCCCCCTGCCTGGACGCAGTTGCCCTTAGATGACGAGATGCACTCGACGTACTTTACTATCCTCTCCACAGCGTCGCTCAGCTCCGTAACCTCTGATATAACCGATGAAACCTGTAGAGCTGCTGCCTCCTTTCTGAGCCCCCTTGATACCTCCTCTAACTTCCTTACTGCGGTGCTCAAGGTCCTCGTCGCCTAGGCCTGAGTCCATAGACGGATTTTAAAGCTAAACCCGACCAAGGGTGATGAGCGGTATGAGCTGTCCATGCGAAGGCAGTACAGGCGTTAGTTTAGCCATATGTCTTGCCCCTCCGCCAGGCGACTATGAGGTCGTGATGCCGTTAGGCAGAGGCAGGGAGCTCGTCCTGAACTCAACGGGTATTTACATAAGGTCCCTCTCCATGGATGACTTCCTCCCCTTCCTGAGGACTCAGTCCATGAGGATCGGTGAGGAAACCGTTACAAGGCTGGGGGTTAACGCTGACAGGCTCCTCTGCGAGTCTGTTAGAGGGCTGCTAGAGGCGGCCAAGCATGGCTCACTCAGGGCCTCCGAGATCCTTAAGAGGTGCCGAAACCTGGTGAACTCCCTCCTAGCCAGCTGTGGTGGTGACCTGAGAAGTTGATAACAAGCAAATAGCAACACTTTAATTTAAATTGTCGCCTCTGCCGATGGGCGTAAGTTATGGAGCTCGAGCTCTCTACCGATGAGAGGTTGTTCAAGCAGTCCGTTCACGAGTTCCTCTCCAAGGAGCTTGCGCCCATTTGGGACGACATGGACTCCAAGAGGTCGATACCGACTGAGCTGATACACAAGATGGGCGAACAGGGCCTCTTCGCAATACCTGTGCCCGAGGAATACGGAGGTCAAGGGGGCTCGTTCTTCACGGCCGCCCTGGCCGTAGAGGAGGTCGCCTACAACGACCCTGCCGTCGCGACGGCCGTCTTCACGTTGCTCAACAACGCCTGGCCCTACATACTTTACCTTTACGGCTCTGAGGAGGCCAAGCAGGAGATCCTGCCCAAGGTGGGCAGGGGCAGGGCCTTCTTCGGCATAGCCTCAACAGAGCCGAGCGGCGGCAGCGACGTAGCTGGCGAGAGGACATATGCTGTCGCTGAAGGCGGAGCCTACAAGGTCACGGGCGAGAAGGTCTACATAAGCGGCGTCAGGGAGGCCATGGAGCAGCTTGAGCTGGGCGGCTGGTACCTGATAGCAAGGACGGCGCCGCCTGAGACAGGTCACAGGGGGCTCACGGGCTTTGCCTTCATAGGGAACAGGAACGGCGAGAGGCCCGCGGGCTTTGAGTACTCCATACTTAACACGATAGGTAGGCACGCGATATCGACCGGCATACTGAGGCTCAAGGAGACGCCAATAGAGGGGAAGTACGTTGTGGGCCAGGTGGGCAGAGGGTTCTACGTGGCCATGGAGGGTTTCTCGTTGGCTAGGGTCTTGGTCAGCGCGGCCAACGTAGGGGCTGCCCAGTGGGCCCTCGAAACCGCGGTGAAGTACTCAAGGGACAGGAGATTGTTCGGGGACAGGCCCATAGCGTCGTTCCAGGGCGTGAGCTTCCCGATAGCAGAGGTCGCGGCCAGGCTTGAAGCCGCTAGGCTCCTCGTTTACAAGGCTGCCCAAGTAGCGGACAGGATATACATAAAGAAGGAGCCAGGGCTAAGGCCTCATGACCTCGACTACTGGGCTGCGGCTGCCAAGATGATGGCTGTGGAGACAGCCCTTACAGCTGCTGAGGTCATGATGAGGACTTACGGGGCCCTTTCATACACCGAGGAGGCTAACGTGTTCAGGAACCTGCTGGGCGTGCTCTCCTACTATGTCGGAGCTGAGGGGACGCAGAACATCATGAGGTACATAGTGGCCCGCGAGCTCATAGGCAGGGACTACGTAAAGGGCTAAAGCGTTGTCATAAGCATTTCTAAGAGCCTCTGCTCGTCGATCTTGACGCCGCCTAGGCGGGTCCTCAGCCTCTCAGACACCACCGGGTTGCTGAACGCCCTCCTGACCGCCTCCCTTAGCACGTCCTTACCTATGCCGTAGTCCGAGAGCCTCTTCGTGAAGCCCACAGACCTCGTGAAGTCCGCCAGCGCCTTACTGGCAGCCTCAGGCGTGACCTCCGACAGGGAGGGGTCAAGGATCCTGATTATCTGCGACGATGTCTCAGGGGACGCCTGGTGGACCAGGGACACGAGGACGGGCCCTATTATTGCGAGCCCACAGCCGTGAGGGAGTGAGGGGGATATGCCGCTGAGGATGTTCTCTATCTGATGTATGATGTTTGTTGGGCTCAAGTCTATAGCCACGCCCGCCAACATCGCCGCGTACATGAGCCAGTACCTGGGGGCCTCATCGTTGGGCCTCTCGACGGCAAGGGGTAGGTTATCCCTTATCCTCTT encodes:
- a CDS encoding 3-hydroxyacyl-CoA dehydrogenase, whose protein sequence is MVSAQDVRTVLVVGAGTMGHGIAEVAAIAGYKVYVADINDEILRGALEKIRWSLSKLAEKGQIRESVDAVMSRISTLVSVKPDGSFSDELARAASEADMVIEAIPEKLEMKQALFRFIDQHRKGRIIMATNTSSLPITEIAAATTAPELVVGMHFFNPPPLMPLVEVIRGERTADEVVQAVVETAKRMGKQPVLVNKDVPGFIVNRVLARFMNTACWLVAKGKATIQEVDATVRYTLGLPMGAFELADYSGIDVFYLIAVAMSQRGFKQTPCPLIEQMYKANRLGMKTGIGFYQYPKPGAYARPEIPRDLAGKVDPALLLAPAVNEAAWLLSNGVATRDDIDKAVKLGLGWPKGVLEFADQYGIDSVVKALEQLKQDIGPEYEPEPLLRQMMSQGTTGIKAGKGFYEYAKYEEVVKKTIIVRYEKPIAWIILNRPNKLNTITPEMIAELSQTLDELEENADVRVIVLTGAGRAFSAGADVTAFAGITPIKATIFSRKFQELTLKMQYYTKPIIVAINGYALGGGLEISMSGDIRIASETAMLGQPEINLGFIPGAGGTQRLPRLVGRGRAKSLIFTGDMISAKDAMNMGLVDMVVPPERLEQEARNLALKLAEKPPLALLAAKLAVEMGLESNIWAGLSLEAGLFGLLFSTQDVIEGVSAFLEKRKPSFKGQ
- a CDS encoding Chromatin protein Cren7; translated protein: MSAKLPPVKVKDPTTGKEVELTPIKVWTLAPKTRKGVKIGLFKSPETGKFFRAKVPDDYPVK
- a CDS encoding putative hydroxymethylglutaryl-CoA synthase, which codes for MRAGVHGWGAYIPIYRLPMAEIARIWGWHPEQYRGLAVDEKAIAGPDEDSVTMGYEAARNAIARAQVRPREIEAVFFGTESKPYAVKPSATIVAEALGITPMTMASDLEFACRAASEGMRALTGMVSSGLIKYGLVIGSDTAQANPGDVLEFTAASGAAAFVIGPEKGAAAIIEDSATFVTDTPDFWRRSGEPYPLHGEGFTGEPAYFYHIESAVKALFERTGLRPSDFKYAIFHQPNGKFPVKVGQDLGFTLDQLKEGLVTPMIGNTYNASALMGFAKVLDKAKPGDRILLAPFGSGAGSDAYSVLVTDAVEAKRLLAPTVEQYLARKVKVDYGFYAKSREIIYVIK
- a CDS encoding Acetyl-CoA acetyltransferase is translated as MQVFVEGVGMTKVERHYEKGLSHLAAEAAFKALDEAGRPGGVDYIVVANALATLQDEQLDLGGYLAASLGLRGVRALTIEAGEASGLAAAQVAASLIESGMADKVLLVGVEKVTEFPSGKAYRHLQMVYDSESRSYYNVGFAADAAMLTRLYMETYGVDRELLSYWPALMHNNAKENPYAMLNFAIKPDRVSKALAIAEPLTLLDTFPLGDGAAAVVLSSEDSSSKPMARITAIESATGLGSIELSDDPLIIDSVAEAYKRLSSLTGVDRFDFIELHDSFTITAMLVLESIGVAPKGKAAEMVAQGSFSPTGSGPVANPSGGLKARGHPIGATGVYQLAEASLQVAGKFPGVQVRGAKRGLVISMNGLGSNSFVALVEGV
- a CDS encoding putative nucleic-acid-binding protein containing a Zn-ribbon: MSMELSIPRFWRFKHSIYRLQAARCRSCGRVHYPPKNACPYCGSRDLEPVELPKRGKLVSYTTVYAVPDGSRQYSPIYVGLIDLGLTKVVTELTDIADPSQLRKGIEMEAVLRKARVDRDAGLIYYVLKFRPAMGVPDVQA
- a CDS encoding 3-hydroxy-3-methylglutaryl Coenzyme A reductase, hydroxymethylglutaryl-CoA reductase (NADP), with translation MSKPDVEDRVNEALKRLEAGELSISKLDDFLGNPNLAALARRLFLERKYNVKLTSIASTVIDFIGVVGRNIENPIGAAQVPIGIVGPLLVHGDYARGEFYVPMATTEGALVAGVNRGVKAVTLSGGARAKVLYDGMARAPLIWTPSVDEAYKLASWIRENLEALKSEVKKVTRHGELVNVQTFIVGNVLWPRFVFKTGDAMGMNMATIASDRLCSFILERYGGSVKCVTVSGNLCTDKKPSAINRVLGRGKYVVAEAIIKGDVVRKVLKTTAEDVHYANVSKNLLGNAVAGSPSFNGHVANMIAAIFIATGQDVAQVVESSMAYTWTEVRGEDLYISVTLPSLEVGTVGGGTWLPTQREALELLGVAGGGDPPGTNALKLAEIVSATVLAGELNLLASQVTGELAKAHERLGRGRG
- a CDS encoding 3-hydroxyisobutyrate dehydrogenase, which translates into the protein MATMTRVGVIGLGLMGSRIAENLYRAGLLTGVYNRSRAKAEDFHAKHPDVKVHSSPAELAADVNYIITVLSDDAAVSSVIEALLPHIKGKVIIEMSTISPTTSVSLAAKVSEAGGVMFDAPIMGTSVDVEQKRITVLVGGPRERYPEIEPILSATAGRVLYVGPNGFGLYMKLAGNMMLAAFINGLAEAINFAQRAGLSPEQITDLFLNISGTRSPSSSLKVPKMLSSDYSVQFALKHMRKDAEIMVREAQRLKVPLPLTSLVSSLYRMAEGLGLGDLDVSALIELYRKVSQG
- a CDS encoding Acyl-CoA dehydrogenase; amino-acid sequence: MELELSTDERLFKQSVHEFLSKELAPIWDDMDSKRSIPTELIHKMGEQGLFAIPVPEEYGGQGGSFFTAALAVEEVAYNDPAVATAVFTLLNNAWPYILYLYGSEEAKQEILPKVGRGRAFFGIASTEPSGGSDVAGERTYAVAEGGAYKVTGEKVYISGVREAMEQLELGGWYLIARTAPPETGHRGLTGFAFIGNRNGERPAGFEYSILNTIGRHAISTGILRLKETPIEGKYVVGQVGRGFYVAMEGFSLARVLVSAANVGAAQWALETAVKYSRDRRLFGDRPIASFQGVSFPIAEVAARLEAARLLVYKAAQVADRIYIKKEPGLRPHDLDYWAAAAKMMAVETALTAAEVMMRTYGALSYTEEANVFRNLLGVLSYYVGAEGTQNIMRYIVARELIGRDYVKG